The genome window ACTGTCCCCGTTATCCACTTCGATAAAGTTCGTTCCGAGAGAATTTATCGAATCCCCATATCTGGCGCAGCGGCTTCGTCCTTCACACATCATTCCTCAACTCACGCAGCGGAATGATGCTTATTCGTAAGAGTTTTTTCGAGACGTTTCAGCCCTATATCACTTCCTCCCTAAAACAGACTCGCGCTGGTTTTTCCTTGGAGAGCAATCTTTCGAATGGAACTCTTGACCCTGAAATTTTCGATATTGTGTATTTCCTGTTCAAACAGACATGCATATATGATTTTTCAAGCGACCAAGACTACCTTTCAAAGCCTACGGGGAAAATGTCATTTATCAGGAGCTACTGTAGGCATTTCTATTAATTATATCAAGTTCAAAAAGAGACCGTTACATTTTAGTAAGTTCTCACTTGTAGAGGGGACATATTTCCTTGAGAAGAGAAATTATTCATCTGATCATACTTCTTATGAATATACTTAATGCCAAGCGGCATGGAACCAGATTACAAGAATGCCAAACAACAAAGCAATGCTCCATGGGGCAAAGCAGGAGATTCCCTTATGAAACTCCCCCCAATCCTTTCAGCTCTGCAATAATATGGCGTGACGGCTGCGGCAATCCTGCTATCTTCCAAGCGATAACCGGATCAGGGAATATCTCGTAGGTGCAGTTTTTCTGCTGATGAACATTTTTGCAGACGGCTCGCGGAATCGGAACTGAATTGAATTCCTTATAGTACGATCTCATGAATCTAAGGATGCCCATTTTTTCGGGGGTTAGCGGACATTTTGTGATGACCCCTTCTTTTTCCGCAATCGCGCATGCAACAGTTTCGTCCCATTCTTCAGCGTTGAGCAGATACCCTTCATCATCCAACATGATGCTTTTCCCTTGTACATCAATTGTCTGCATATCTCCTCCTTTATTCATCCGATCTGGTTTGTCCTTATTCGTCCCTCATCATTGCCGATTTCTACAGAATACTTTCATTCTGTGGTTTCAGCAATGTCTGGGACAGACTTTGCAGTTTTTTTATTGCTGCAGATTCGATCTGCCTCACTCTTTCCCGGCTGACAGAAATTTCCCTGGCCAGATCTCCGAGTGTATGCGGGATTTCCCCGTGAAAACCATACCGCTTTCTTATGACCAAAGCCTGCTGGGGAGGAAGTTGGTGCAGCAATCTGCCGACTTTTTCTTTCAAATCTGAGTTAATTATCTGATCAAGTGCAGACGGTGATTGCTCATCCATCACAAAATCGAGCATGTTCCCGGCTTTTTCGTCTGGAGGAGAATCCAGGGAAAGCGGATTCTTTAATGCTCTGAGAATAGTCTCAACCTTGTAAACCGGCATGTTGAGATAATGTGCTATCTCATCAGGCGTTGGCTCGAATCCTACTTGCTGCCTGAGGATTTTTTCCGCAGCAAGTATTTTATGCGACAGTTCCACCACATGGGTTGGCAGCCGTATCGTTCTTGAATGGTCTGAGAGTGCCCGGGTTATCGATTGCCGGATCCACCACGCAGCATATGTGCTAAACTTATATCCCATTTTGTATTCAAACTTGTCGACGGCTTTCATGAGTCCCAGATTGCCTTCCTGAATGAGGTCCGAGAGGCTCAGCCCTTTGCCGATATAGCGCTTTGCGATGCTCACCACAAGCCTGAGATTGGCAGTAATCATCGCCTTTCTCGCATCAATGAATTCTCGCTCTCCTTCCCGCAGCATGTCCAGCTTCTGTTTCAGGCCGCTCGGCTCAAAAATACAGCGAGCAGGTATCTCTTGGTCACCCCGGCTTTTGCTTCTCGAAAGCCGTAGCTTTTGAAGTGTTCTGTTTGACTTTGCAGCGCCTTTTAATTCTGCCTCCGTATCAGCGAAGAAGGTTTTCATCCTTTGGACAAGAGAAAAAACCTCTTCCGAGGTGAACCTTGAATGTCCGCAGTCGTCAGCCATGGCGAAGGAGCGCGGTTCATTGTTGTTTCCGCCTATTTCCCCTGAATATCCATCCTGTATCGTTTTTGTGGTTCCCGGACTTGATGTGTCGCTCAGGGAATTGGTCTTCACCGGGATGGGACCCTTATCATCCAAGGGCATGGAAGCGAAAACCTCTCTCATCTTCTGCACCGCAGCTTCCATCTTCTTTGCGAGTTCGATTTCACCATTCTTTGTCAGGAGACGGGTTCTCTTCATTTCATTGACAAGGGGAATGAGGAAGTCCTCTTCTGGGGAGATTCTGCGGTCATGACTGCATGATGCCTCATACGCTTGATTCTGATCTTCTCCTGTGGCCAAGAAAATATGTTCTTCCTCTGTCTCGGTTTCCGTGTGATCTTTCATCGTATATCCTTCTTTCCCGTGTGAACGACAAAATTAGCAAAATGAGAAAGCAGGCGCAGGATTTTTCTTTTCGTGTGCACGCATGGAATTAAGGAATTGATGCATCTGAATATCAAAAAGTTGCGGCTTTCTCATGACCATACAACTGTCTATGTCTTTTTTGCTTAAGAATGTGTTTAATACGCGACAATCCTTCTGCAGAGTTACGATGCAAATGTTTTTGACACGGTAGAATTGTAATCTAATTTGTATGCCGTTTTGTGGAATCTCAGGATACAATGTCAGGAGTTTTTCCCGCAAAGCGTCTTCTGAATGGCTCATCGCCCCTGCTCCTCACTCTCATCCCATTTCGCTGATGGCACACCTGCATGAACATTCAATGACTGCCGTGACAGAATGTCTTTTATTTCCTCCTGCAGGCGCCTGCGAAAATGAGAAGCGTTCTTCAGACCATGGCTGATCACGAAGACAAGATCAGAAACAGAAAAAATATGTCTTTCGTCCTCCCAGGTCATTCCCTCATCAAGATCATTCTGAATCGCTGCATGTGCACATAACGGACAATTTGTGAATATTGCATCTTCACCGGTAAGCTTCTTCTGTCCCATAATTTTCCCTTTGTGAGATAGATTCCAGTCCGTGTAAGGAAGGAGGAAAGATAAAGGTGAGATATCCCTTGCTCCGGAGCCTCTAACTTTCCTGCAGGGGGCAATTTGGCCTGAGAAATCCATGTTCGGTTATTTGCTCTTCAACTCGGTTAATGCCTTTTTTACATCTTCGCCGAAACTCTGACAATAGGTATTGTCCATACAGGCGTCAGCGTCTTCCTTGGGCAGGCATACGGTGGTTTCTTTGCTGTTCTTCTTAAGTTTCACGTACCATGCCCCTTTTTCTTCGTCAAAACGCATCAGCGGCGTGATCCCCTGCTCCTGGATCTCCGGATACATCTGCAGAATCTTGTCTTCCAATGCTACTTGTGTGTAACCCATGGCTTCCTCCTTTTTGTTTTTTTTGCTGGATTCTTTCCTAAGAATACATCGGGAATGCGCAGAAGAATATCCGTTTTTATCTGATTTTTTTGTAGGAGCATGTAATTTTTCATGTAGGAAAAAAGAGGACAGAAACATACAACACATGAGTTCTTACAGGGCATGTGGTGTTTTGACAATGCCTACATTTGAGGGAATTGAAAAAAAGAGAGAATAGGTGGGACTCAATTCCCCACCCATTGATGGAAAAGAGGGAGGGATCGAAATTTCAGGGCACAGAGAACTGATTCCCGTTCCCAAAATATATCCCGCCGGTAGCGACCTGCCGGATAGCGCACACAATGTCGTTCGGCATTCTGTCCTTCATGACATATCCGGAGGCCCCTGCCCGGATGGCTGCAGGGCCAAAATACTCTTCAGGGAGGAGACTGCAGATTAGAACAGGCAAGTAGGGTTTCCTGCTTTTCATCTGATGAATAATTCCGAAGCCATTCCGCGCCTGCAACCCGATATCAAATATTACCAGGTCGAATTCATTGGCACAGACCAACTGATATGCGTCACGTCCGTTTTTTGCTTCTGCGGTTACGGTCATATCCTTTTTATCGTTGATAAGCCCTTTTATGGCTTCACGAAAAATGTCATGGTCATCCACGAGAAGTATCCTTGTTTTCATGTACGTATAGCGTGATATCCCGCCTCACCGCGTATAAATTTATCCGGCATACCGATATTCCGAAGCATTCTCAAAGTCGGATTTTTCCGGGGACATCGCTGGAATTTTGACCACGAACGGGCATTTCTTGTGATTATCGTTTGTGCAGTATTCCTCGCGCTGAAAGACGCTCGGAGAATAAATTGCTTCCCCTGCTTTGCAGTACCATCCTATCCAATGAAAACTATGAGGACATTTCATCGCAACCCTCCAAATATACTCTGTTACTATTCTTTGTACCATGAGCACGGCAACGAGGGTATCAGTAGATTTCTGATTTTTCTGTCGGAACAGGTGAGTTTTTTTGTAAGGATATATCCTACAAATTGAACCCAGAGTTGCCGCTCCGGCGAAATTGTGAATCCGGGCAAGGGCGGGGCTCCACGGTCACAGTGAAAGAAGGGAGCGGCGGGGGTTGAATCGATAGTGCCAATTCGCAGGAAGGCCAAAAAGCCATGTGCTTGTGAATTCCTGTCTCTATTCTACGAGGCCGTTTTTTACCGCATAGTGCATTATTTCCGCATTATTTTTCAGGTTCATCTTTTCAAGGATGCGGGTGCGGTAGGTGCTGACAGTCTTCACGCTGAGGAACAATTCATCGGCAATTTCGGAAAGGGTTTTCCCTGAAGCAATCATCCTCATTACCTGATACTCCCGGTTTGATAACGATTCATGAACCGGCTTTTCTGCATCGTCGTCAAATGAAGAGAGTATTTTATCGGAAAAGTCTGAGCTTATATATTTCCCGCCCCGGATAACTTTCCGAATAGCCTTAATGAGTTCTTCCGGTATGCTCTCTTTGGTGAGATAGCCGGAAGCCCCTGACTTCAGAGCCCTGAGTGCATACTGCTCTTCAGGGAACATGCTTAAAATAAGCACCTTGATATGTGGTCTTTTTCTCTTTATATCCCTGAGAACATCAAGGCCGTCCTTGCCCGGCATGGCTATGTCCAGCAGCACAAGATCATACTCTTTTTTTTGCATTGCATCGAGCACTTGCTGACCATTCGCTGCTTCGGTGATCACCGCTTCAGGCATATCAGAAAGGATATGTTTCACCCCTTCCCTTACCACAGAATGGTCGTCTGCAATCAGTAAATGTATCATTTGCGAACTCCTTGTCCCAAAAGTATTCTTATGGTTAGTCTCGTCCCTCCCTGAGGAACTCTTCCGATTTCGACGTCTCCACCCAGCTGCTTCACTCTCTCACGAATCCCTATCAGCCCGAATGATTGAGGATGGGCAATCTCCTCATCAGTGATCCCCCTGCCGTTGTCAGTAATTTCCATGTGGAGAGAGTGAGTCTTTTCCTTAAGAGTTATTTGAATAGCAGAAGCAGCAGCATGCCGGGCAATATTCGTGAGCGCTTCCTGAAGGATACGGAATACCGATATCGAAATATCCCGGTCGATCTCGGTCCTCTCTGCATTTATATCAATATTCCATTCAATTCCCATCCGTTCTCCAAACTCCTTCACCTGCCACTCTATTGCTGAGGCAAGACCGAGGTGGTCGAGGATGCCGGGTCTCAGTTCGGATGATATCCTCTGGACGGTTTTAATGGCAGAGGACAGAAGTTCCAGGTCTTTGTGCAACCTATTGACAAAATCCGGATGTTCCCCTGACAGTTTC of Nitrospirota bacterium contains these proteins:
- a CDS encoding TusE/DsrC/DsvC family sulfur relay protein — its product is MQTIDVQGKSIMLDDEGYLLNAEEWDETVACAIAEKEGVITKCPLTPEKMGILRFMRSYYKEFNSVPIPRAVCKNVHQQKNCTYEIFPDPVIAWKIAGLPQPSRHIIAELKGLGGVS
- a CDS encoding RNA polymerase sigma factor RpoD/SigA; this translates as MKDHTETETEEEHIFLATGEDQNQAYEASCSHDRRISPEEDFLIPLVNEMKRTRLLTKNGEIELAKKMEAAVQKMREVFASMPLDDKGPIPVKTNSLSDTSSPGTTKTIQDGYSGEIGGNNNEPRSFAMADDCGHSRFTSEEVFSLVQRMKTFFADTEAELKGAAKSNRTLQKLRLSRSKSRGDQEIPARCIFEPSGLKQKLDMLREGEREFIDARKAMITANLRLVVSIAKRYIGKGLSLSDLIQEGNLGLMKAVDKFEYKMGYKFSTYAAWWIRQSITRALSDHSRTIRLPTHVVELSHKILAAEKILRQQVGFEPTPDEIAHYLNMPVYKVETILRALKNPLSLDSPPDEKAGNMLDFVMDEQSPSALDQIINSDLKEKVGRLLHQLPPQQALVIRKRYGFHGEIPHTLGDLAREISVSRERVRQIESAAIKKLQSLSQTLLKPQNESIL
- a CDS encoding response regulator transcription factor, whose amino-acid sequence is MKTRILLVDDHDIFREAIKGLINDKKDMTVTAEAKNGRDAYQLVCANEFDLVIFDIGLQARNGFGIIHQMKSRKPYLPVLICSLLPEEYFGPAAIRAGASGYVMKDRMPNDIVCAIRQVATGGIYFGNGNQFSVP
- a CDS encoding response regulator transcription factor; translation: MIHLLIADDHSVVREGVKHILSDMPEAVITEAANGQQVLDAMQKKEYDLVLLDIAMPGKDGLDVLRDIKRKRPHIKVLILSMFPEEQYALRALKSGASGYLTKESIPEELIKAIRKVIRGGKYISSDFSDKILSSFDDDAEKPVHESLSNREYQVMRMIASGKTLSEIADELFLSVKTVSTYRTRILEKMNLKNNAEIMHYAVKNGLVE